The Campylobacter concisus sequence TTCCAGCACCTCTGTTTGTTCTTATCTGCGGATCAAGCTCGAAGTCCCACTCATTATAAGGTGCAAAATAAATCGGTTGTTTGTAATAAAAGCCTTCAGATTTTCCGTATCCAAGCTCAGGCGGCAAAAGACCTGTTCTTCTTGTGGTATCTGTTGAAAAACCAAAATATGGCAAATAAAAAACTGGCACATTAGCTATACGAAAGACTGGGTTAAAAAGGTGTAAAAATTTGCTTTGTTTATTTAGCATAGCTGAGCTTGAGGTGATGCTCCAGTCAGGATCTTGAACATTACAGCTTGAAACCATCGCTTTTTTTACTCTATAGTACTCACTATCAGAGCTACTTTCATCGCTTCTCATCCACACTTCCATGTCTTTATTCATCATAAAAAGCGATTCAAAAGCAGTGTCATTATTTTTTAAATTTAGCTTTGCATAGTTTGAGCGAGAGACTTCACTCTTTCCTTTCATCATATTGACATTTCCAAAAAGCTCGATAGTCGAATTATTTTGATCATACACAGCACAATCAGCTGTCACAAGATAATCTTGTGAATATACAACAACATTTTTATTGGCCGTGACGATGCCTTTATCTTGCTTTACATCATCAGCCAAAAGCTGCACATCTTGCACAGCTGCACTTAGATTTAAAATACATATCGGAACTAAAAATAAAATTTTACGCATTTATCACCACTGTTTTTGCTATTTTGTCTTGCCAAGTCTGTCTAGCTGGATTTGCAAATGCCCATGCAAAACCAAGATAAAAACAAGCTTCACTAACCAACCTAAAAATCGCTCTTACCAAGCTTGAAATAAAATTTGGTCTATCTAAAATTTCTACATTAATGCACATCGTCTTTGTTAGCATTTGTCCAAGACTCGCACCATAATACCAAACAAAAAATGCATGATAAATAATCTTTAGTGCGACTATTTGCCAAAAGAAATTTAAGGTCAAATTTCTGGCTTCATCATAGCTCATAACCGACAAAAAGGCATCCCAGTAAATGATCAAAAACAAAAAAGAAACAATACATTCATCAATTGAGTAAGCTAGCACTCTTTTTGAAAATGGCGCTAGCGAAATTTCTTCTTTTTCAAGTTTTTCAACTATCTGCATACTCATTTTAATGCCTGCCAGGCAATATCTTTTCTATAATGTGCTCCGTCAAATTTTACATTTTCGCAAAGCTCATAAGCTCTATCACGTGCCTCTTTTATACTCTTCGCAGTGGCTACGCAGACTAATACTCTGCCACCATCTGCATAAATTTCTCCGCCTTGCTCGCTAACACCAGCATAAGCAATGTGAGCATCTTTTACATCATTTAAAACTGAAATTTTAGCTTTTGGACTACTTTTATACGGATAGTCCTTACTAGCCATCACAACGCCAACTGCAAATTCATCTTTTAAACTAATAGGCTTTAGCTCGCCCTTTGCAGCATTTAGTAAAATTTCGCTTAGATTTCCGTCAATTAATGGCATCAATACCTCGCACTCAGGATCGCCAAATCTTACGTTAAACTCAAGTACATAAGGCTCATTTTTCACGATCATTAGCCCTACAAAAAGTACTCCACAAAACGGACTACCCTCGTTTTTCATCCCTTTTAAAGTTGGCTTTACAACCTCTTCTTCGACCCTTTTTATCAGCTCTTTTGAAGCAAGCGGACTTGGAGCATAAGCGCCCATACCGCCAGTATTTGGACCTTCGTCGTTATCAAGCAGGCGTTTGTGGTCTTGTGCCACTGGCAAGCTTACAAAATTTTCGCCGTCGCAAATAGCAAAAAAACTTAGCTCAAAGCCGTCTAAAAACTCTTCAACGACAACAAATTTACCAGCCTCGCCAAAGCTAGCTCCACTTAGCATGTCACTAACTGCCTCTTTGGCTTCCTCTTTAGAATTTGCGATGATAACGCCTTTTCCAGCACAAAGACCATCTGCCTTTACGACCATCGGCGCGCTTAGGGTATCAATAAATTTAAATGCTTTTTCTTTATTATCTGTATTTAAATATCTTGCGGTTTTTATGTTATTTCTAGCCAAAAAGTCCTTCATATAGGCTTTGCTAGCTTCAAGTCTAGCAGCTGCTTTGCTTGGTCCAAATATGAGCAATCCCTCTTTTTTAAATATATCTACCACACCTTCGCTAAGAGGCGCTTCAGGTCCCACGATAGTTAGCTCGATACTATTTTTTTTAGCAAATTTTGCAAGCTCATAAAAGTCTTTTATATTTAAATTCTCGCCAAGGCGTGAGGTCGCACCATTTCCAGGCGCAAAGTATAAATTTATATTTTTTTCGTTTTTTAGTTTTAGAGCAATGGCGTATTCGCGGCCGCCACTTCCTATTATGAGAATATTCATTTCATCTCCGTAAATTTAAAAAACCCGAGTAGGCGTCGCATAGAAGAGTGGCCCATAAACAAAGCCAATCTTGCAAATAGATGGATACCAAACGGTTGCAACTTCTCGCCTTTTCAGACTCAAACGAAGCCACATCACAAGGCATCCATACTTTTTCGCTAACAAAAAAGTGTTGGACCCCGTAAAATGCTGACTCGCTTCACTCAGGCAATAAAATTATATAAATTCTTTGCTTAAAGTAATGTTTTGGCAAGCGCGATACAGGCGTTTATATCTTGACTTTGGCTTACTATTGGCTCGGTAAATTTTAGCTCTTTTGCAGTGACCTTTCCAATACTTATCACTTGATAGCTCTCATCCCAGCCAAAATTACTAAGAAAATTTTTGACATTTAGTGGAGAAGCGAAGATCAAGATACTATTTTTTGGTGGTTTTAGCTCCATTTTGCAAGGATTTAAGACATTTTCATAGACGATGATCGCCTTTATGTTTACTCCGCCATTTTGCAAAATTTCTAAGAAATTTGAAGCGCTATCTCTACCTTTTAGATAAAGAACCTTTTTGCCCTTTAAAAGTGGCAAAATTTCTCTTGCAAAGTCATCTCCGTGAGCGTTCTTTCCGGTGTAAATTTCGCTAAATCCAAACTCTCTTGCGGCCGCCGCACAACTATTTGCGATGACAAAGACTGGCAAATTTATTGCTTTTATATTGTTAAATTTTAAAGCCTTAAAAGCATTTTTTGAAGTTGCTACAAACGCGTCAAATTCGCTTAAATTTATCTCAAATTTCAAAAACTCTATCTTGCTAACGCTTAAATTTACAACGCTCTCATCAGCCGTTTTTGTATTTGAAATAAGATAAATTTTACGCAACTCTTTTTAACCTTAAAAAAGATATCAAAGCAAGTAATGTGCAGGCTAAAATAACAATAGAAGTCGAATAAAATATATCGCCAAGCCCAACTAGCGGAGAAACGACGCCGCCTAAGAAAAATGGACAAAATCCAAGTATCGCTGAGGCTGAGCCTGCGTATTCTCTGCCTTCATTCATAGCTAGCGATGAAGCAGTTGGCAAGACAAATCCTGTAAAAAGAAGTAATAAGAAAAATGCGATAATGACGCCGATTACTTCAAATTTAAAACAAAGCATGAAAGCAATAAAAATGCTAGCAAACAAGGTACCAAAAAGCCCAGTTTTGAGCGCTTTTCGCTCATTTAAAAGGCTAGCAAGCCTTGCTCCTATAACAAGCCCTAAACCATTTGAAGCAAAACAAAAGCTATAGCTTACTGGGCTTAGAGAATAAAATTCTTGAAAAATAAACGAAGATGACGCTATATAAGCAAACATCGCACCCATCGCAAATGTCTGAATGCTTACGAAAAGCATAAATTTTTTCTTTCTTAAAATTTTGCCAAAAACACTATAAGTCACTAGCAAAGGCATTTTTAAGCGATTTGACTGACTTAAGCTCTCTTTGAAATAAAAGTTTGCGATAAAAAGTAAAATACCAATGATAGTAAGTGCCATAAAGATGCCACGCCAGTCGGTAAATTTAAGCAGCAAACTACCGCCAATTGGTGAAAGTATCGGGGCTAGACCATTTACGACCATCATAAGGCTAAAAAATTTAGTCATTTCATGGCCCTTATAAAGATCACTAACAACAGCCCTTGAAA is a genomic window containing:
- a CDS encoding RDD family protein; this encodes MSMQIVEKLEKEEISLAPFSKRVLAYSIDECIVSFLFLIIYWDAFLSVMSYDEARNLTLNFFWQIVALKIIYHAFFVWYYGASLGQMLTKTMCINVEILDRPNFISSLVRAIFRLVSEACFYLGFAWAFANPARQTWQDKIAKTVVINA
- the purD gene encoding phosphoribosylamine--glycine ligase gives rise to the protein MNILIIGSGGREYAIALKLKNEKNINLYFAPGNGATSRLGENLNIKDFYELAKFAKKNSIELTIVGPEAPLSEGVVDIFKKEGLLIFGPSKAAARLEASKAYMKDFLARNNIKTARYLNTDNKEKAFKFIDTLSAPMVVKADGLCAGKGVIIANSKEEAKEAVSDMLSGASFGEAGKFVVVEEFLDGFELSFFAICDGENFVSLPVAQDHKRLLDNDEGPNTGGMGAYAPSPLASKELIKRVEEEVVKPTLKGMKNEGSPFCGVLFVGLMIVKNEPYVLEFNVRFGDPECEVLMPLIDGNLSEILLNAAKGELKPISLKDEFAVGVVMASKDYPYKSSPKAKISVLNDVKDAHIAYAGVSEQGGEIYADGGRVLVCVATAKSIKEARDRAYELCENVKFDGAHYRKDIAWQALK
- a CDS encoding uroporphyrinogen-III synthase; amino-acid sequence: MRKIYLISNTKTADESVVNLSVSKIEFLKFEINLSEFDAFVATSKNAFKALKFNNIKAINLPVFVIANSCAAAAREFGFSEIYTGKNAHGDDFAREILPLLKGKKVLYLKGRDSASNFLEILQNGGVNIKAIIVYENVLNPCKMELKPPKNSILIFASPLNVKNFLSNFGWDESYQVISIGKVTAKELKFTEPIVSQSQDINACIALAKTLL
- a CDS encoding multidrug effflux MFS transporter, which encodes MKKENSKLFLLLFLGALSAFGPFVTDLYLPALPAITEWFKTSVTATQLTITTSMAGLAIGQLIVGPISDKFGRKLPLTISLIVYTISTIFIFFSQNIQFFIFMRIIQGLASAGSLVISRAVVSDLYKGHEMTKFFSLMMVVNGLAPILSPIGGSLLLKFTDWRGIFMALTIIGILLFIANFYFKESLSQSNRLKMPLLVTYSVFGKILRKKKFMLFVSIQTFAMGAMFAYIASSSFIFQEFYSLSPVSYSFCFASNGLGLVIGARLASLLNERKALKTGLFGTLFASIFIAFMLCFKFEVIGVIIAFFLLLLFTGFVLPTASSLAMNEGREYAGSASAILGFCPFFLGGVVSPLVGLGDIFYSTSIVILACTLLALISFLRLKRVA